One Denticeps clupeoides chromosome 3, fDenClu1.1, whole genome shotgun sequence DNA window includes the following coding sequences:
- the snx18b gene encoding sorting nexin-18b yields MALRARVLYDFSSENPGEISVRENELVTLHSDAVVEGWLEGTNSGGLTGLVPAAYVEILGDNGTSGGDPAPIAQRNSFQASQGSDDDWDDEWDDASTVADEPALVPDGDGDGRSAYSAHTSPRAHQAKGSATVGKNLNRFSTFVKSGGEAFVLGEASGQVKDGDKIYIVMGDFGPEWQGNPYPFGCSIDDPTKQTKFKGMKSYMSYKLTPSHTQSQVHRRYKHFDWLYARLVQKFPVISVPHLPEKQATGRFEEDFISKRRKGLIWWMNHMTSHPVLARCDVFQHFLTCSSTDEKAWKQGKRKAEKDDMVGANFFLTISTPTIPLDLQDVESKVDVFKAFTKKMDENLLQVNVTVNEFARKQITGFKKEYQKVGQSFRLLSQAFELDQQSYSVPLNQAIAFTGEAYEAIGEYFAEQPRQDIDPITDLLAIYQGHLTNFPDIIHVQKGALTKVKESQHGTPDRGVSERCNIISCATLAEIQHFHRTRVRDFKAQMQHYLRQQISFFQRITSKLEEALHMYDKA; encoded by the exons ATGGCGCTCCGGGCGAGGGTCCTGTACGACTTCAGCTCCGAGAACCCGGGCGAGATCTCCGTCCGCGAGAACGAGCTGGTGACGCTGCACAGCGACGCGGTGGTCGAGGGGTGGCTGGAGGGCACCAACTCCGGCGGCCTGACGGGCCTCGTCCCGGCCGCGTACGTGGAAATTCTCGGCGACAACGGCACGTCCGGAGGCGACCCTGCGCCAATCGCGCAGCGGAACAGCTTCCAGGCGAGCCAAGGGAGCGACGACGACTGGGACGACGAGTGGGACGACGCCTCCACTGTGGCGGACGAGCCGGCGCTCGTCCCGGACGGGGACGGCGATGGACGGTCCGCGTACTCCGCGCACACCTCGCCCCGGGCACACCAGGCCAAAGGCTCGGCGACCGTGGGCAAGAATCTCAACAGGTTCTCCACGTTCGTGAAATCCGGAGGCGAGGCGTTCGTGCTGGGCGAAGCCTCTGGCCAGGTCAAGGATGGGGACAAGATTTACATAGTCATGGGCGACTTTGGCCCCGAGTGGCAGGGGAACCCGTATCCCTTCGGCTGTTCCATTGACGATCCGACAAAACAGACCAAGTTCAAAGGTATGAAGAGCTACATGTCCTACAAGCTCACGCCGAGCCACACACAAAGTCAGGTGCACAGGAGGTACAAACATTTTGACTGGCTTTATGCACGGCTGGTCCAAAAGTTCCCTGTCATATCAGTACCCCACTTGCCCGAAAAACAGGCAACCGGGAGGTTCGAAGAGGACTTCATTTCCAAGAGGCGGAAAGGACTGATATGGTGGATGAATCACATGACAAGCCACCCGGTGTTAGCGAGGTGTGACGTTTTCCAGCATTTTCTGACATGCAGCAGCACCGACGAAAAGGCATGGAAACAGGGGAAAAGGAAGGCCGAGAAGGACGACATGGTCGGTGCCAATTTCTTCCTGACCATCAGTACCCCCACCATCCCCCTCGACCTGCAGGACGTGGAGAGCAAGGTGGACGTCTTCAAGGCATTCACCAAAAAGATGGACGAAAACCTCTTACAGGTCAACGTCACGGTGAACGAATTTGCAAGGAAACAAATCACGGGCTTCAAGAAGGAATACCAGAAAGTGGGGCAGTCGTTCCGACTTCTCAGCCAGGCGTTCGAGCTGGACCAGCAGTCGTACTCTGTGCCCCTGAACCAAGCCATCGCTTTCACCGGAGAGGCCTACGAAGCCATCGGAGAGTATTTCGCCGAGCAGCCTCGACAGGACATCGACCCCATCACAGACCTGTTAGCCATTTACCAAGGACACCTCACAAATTTCCCTGATATCATCCATGTGCAGAAag GAGCTCTTACCAAAGTGAAAGAGAGCCAGCACGGCACCCCGGACAGGGGCGTCAGCGAGCGCTGCAACATCATCTCATGCGCTACGCTGGCCGAGATCCAGCACTTCCACCGCACGCGCGTGCGGGACTTCAAGGCCCAGATGCAGCATTACCTGCGGCAGCAGATCAGCTTCTTCCAGAGGATCACAAGCAAGCTGGAGGAGGCCCTGCACATGTACGACAAGGCCTAG
- the arl15b gene encoding ADP-ribosylation factor-like protein 15, which produces MDYLCFRMLCCKGPPPPRTEYDVVCIGLTGSGKTSLLSKLCSEATDNIVPTTGFSIKAVPFQNAILNVKELGGADTIKKYWSRYYQGSQGVVFVLDSASSDEDLEVARTELHSALQHPQLCTLPFLILANHQDKPAARSVQEIKKYFELEPLARGKSWILEGSSVDNMDAVKESFSQLIHLLEEKDQEAGRI; this is translated from the exons ATGGATTACCTG TGTTTTCGAATGCTTTGCTGTAAAGGACCGCCTCCACCTCGAACTGAGTATGATGTGGTGTGCATTGGACTGACCGGCTCAGGAAAGACCAGTCTACTGTCCAAACTCTGCAGTGAGGCAACAGATAACATTGTCCCCACCACAG GTTTCAGCATTAAAGCTGTTCCATTTCAGAATGCCATATTAAATGTGAAAGAACTTGGAG GAGCAGACACAATTAAGAAGTATTGGAGCCGGTACTACCAGGGTTCGCAGGGCGTTGTGTTTGTGCTGGACAGCGCTTCATCAGATGAGGACCTGGAGGTGGCACGCACAGAGCTGCACTCTGCCCTGCAGCACCCCCAGCTCTGCACTCTGCCCTTCCTCATCCTCGCCAACCACCAGGACAAGCCGGCTGCACGCTCTGTCCAGGAG ataaaaaaatactttgagCTGGAGCCCCTGGCAAGAGGAAAGAGCTGGATTTTGGAAGGCAGCTCTGTGGACAACATGGATGCGGTCAAGGAGAGCTTCAGTCAGCTGATCCACCTGCTGGAGGAGAAGGACCAGGAGGCAGGGAGGATATGA